TTACAGTTATGATATTTCAATCAATGACGATGGTCTTTCTGAGTTTGAAGATGGCTTCCTCGATGGGTTAGATAAACAAAGTCATTTCAACCTTGATGCAGGTGTGGCAATTGATTTTTATGATACTTTCCGAGTTGCAGTAAGCGGTCGCAACATGCTGAAAAAGGATCTAGAAGTCGAAACAACAGCGTATAAAGGCATTAATCAAGCCGACGAGAAAATGGTATTTACTCTCGCACCATTAGTCACAGCAGGTTTTGCACTGCATCATAATTACGCAACACTGACTGCAGAAATGGATTTAAACGATGCCATTGGTTTTGAAAGTAACAGCGAGTCTCGTTATGCTCGCGCTGGTATTGAAGCAAACCTATTTGATTTATTACAATTACGCGCTGGTGTTCGTCATGATTTAAATGATATCCGCAAAGATTTATACACCTTAGGTTTTGGTATTTCACCAATGAACTTAGTTCACATAGATCTTGCTGCAACAGTCAGTAAAAACGGTGCTTACAGTGTCTATCAAAACGGTGAATTAAACGATGGCGGTCTTAACTCAGCAAGCACCACTGGAGACGATGCTGCCTATGGTATCGACGGGTTTGTATTACAAGTATCGGCTAAGTTTTAGTTTCGTATTTACTTATACCGAGTGATTTAAGCACTCAAGAGGTCCCCTAGAAGCTGCCTCTTGAGTGTTCTCATGGCAATAAACATATAATGAGTTTTCACCTTCACAGCTTAATTACTATTGAAACTGATTTTTTCAGCATTAAGTCGTAAAATACCTACAACATTTCCTTTGATAGACGCTCATGAACACCTACAAACTCCACCGCTACCTTGGTTATGCCTTAATATTACCAGTGACTCTCTGGGCGCTTACTGGTGCATTCTTTTTGATCAAACCCGGTTACAAAAATGCTTACGAGCAATTACAAGTAATCAGCTATCCACTCTCTTCAACATTACCGCTGACGCCTCAGCCTGAGTGGCAAGCAATTGCAATAAACCGCAGCATTTTAGGCAGCCATTATCGCGTCAAAATAGATCAAAAATGGCAGCATATTAACCCTTTAGATAACCAAACTCAGCCTGAACCAGATAACAAACGCATCATCAACTTATTACAAGATGCGGTAAAGCATAACCCTGACCGTTATGGCTCAGTATTAAATTATCAAGACGGGATCGCGTTTACCGATACCAAGGTAAAGCTGATGTTTGACTGGTCTCGGTTAAGCCTACGTCAACAAGGTGCAGACAGTCGATTCTTCAACACCATGTATGATATTCACTATCTACGCTGGACGGGCAACAAGGTATTTGATCAGTGGTTTGGCTATATCGGTTTGGGATTATTGGTACTAATGGCATTAACGGGTGTGGTCATGGTCAGAAAGTCGATGCAGAAAGTCGGTGAATAAAATCAATGCAAAAGCCCCTAAGCAATAGCCCAAACGGTAACCTAAGCTATGACCTAAATAGTAAATAGACCTAAACCTAAACAAGAAATAGCAAAAAGGCTAGTATTCGCATACTAGCCTTTTTCATGAATCATATTTTTGTCATTCACACTCGCCGATTAAAACTAACCATTAACGTCAACGATTACTGTTATAGCGCGGTGTAAATTGACACAAAATTAAAATTCGTTTTCAGTTTCAGGTGTATTAACAGCTGCTACTACTTCTTCGTCTTTTTTACCCAATAGATTAGCGCGGATCAAACCATCAATCTCACTAGCAATCGCAGGGTTGTCGATAAGGAATTGCGTTGATTTCGCTTTACCTTGACCGATTTTCTCACCCTTGTATGAATACCAAGCGCCAGCTTTTTCAATTAGCTTCTCTTTAACACCTAGGTCAATTAATTCACCGTTACGGTTAAAACCTTTACCATATAGGATTTGGAATTCAGCTTGTCTAAATGGTGCAGCAATTTTGTTTTTCACAACTTTAACACGTGTTTCATTACCCGTGATCTCGTCGCCATCTTTCACTGAACCAATACGACGAATATCTAAACGTACTGACGCGTAGAATTTAAGTGCATTACCACCTGTCGTTGTTTCAGGTGAACCAAACATTACACCAATTTTCATACGAATTTGGTTAATGAAGATACACATAGTGTTCGTCGTTTTTAAGTTACCCGTTAGCTTACGCATTGCTTGCGATAACATACGAGCTTGCAGACCCATGTGGCTATCGCCCATGTCGCCTTCAATTTCAGCTTTTGGTGTTAGTGCCGCTACAGAATCGATTACGATAATATCAACAGCACCAGAGCGTGCTAGCATGTCACAAATTTCTAATGCTTGCTCACCGGTATCTGGTTGCGAGACTAATAGTTCATTAATATTACAACCCAGTTTACCTGCATAAATTGGATCAAGCGCATGCTCAGCATCGATAAAGGCACAGATTTTACCTTCACGTTGGGCAGATGCGATAACTTCTAATGTTAAGGTTGTTTTACCACTTGATTCAGGACCGTAAATTTCAACAATACGCCCCATAGGTAAACCACCAGCACCCAATGCGATATCAAGAGAAAGTGAACCAGTAGAAACTGTTTCTACGTCCATGGTACGGTTATCACCTAGCTTCATAATAGAACCTTTACCAAATTGCTTTTCAATTTGTCCAAGTGCAGCAGCTAAGGCTTTTTCTTTATTCGCGTCCATTTTATTCCCCTGAGGCATAATCGAGTATTTAATTTTATAGCCTAAGTATACTGTTCGTTCATACAGTATCAAGCAATAAAATAATATTTTTTAAAAAATAATTCATAGCGCATATTTATCTACAAAAAAATACAGTCGCCACCATGCTTTAGCATTGTTATTATAGCGGCAATTATTTTTTCAGAACCGAGCCGCTATGCAACCTGACTTTCTTGCACCTAAAGACTTACCTAATCACACGCCTATGATGCAGCAATTTTTTAAGTTAAAAGCTGAACAACCCGATATCTTACTGTTTTATCGTATGGGTGACTTTTACGAGTTATTTTATGATGATGCTAAAAAAGCGTCACAGCTTTTAGGAATATCTTTAACCAAGCGTGGTAAGTCAAATGGTAACCCTATTCCAATGGCGGGGATTCCTTATCATTCATTGGAAGGCTACCTAGCAAAGCTAGTACGTAGTGGCGAATCGGTGGCTATCTGTGAACAAATTGGCGATCCTGCGACCTCAAAAGGTCCAGTTGAACGTAAAGTAGTCCGTATTGTTACACCAGGGACAGTCAGTGACGAAGCTTTACTAACCGAGCGTAATGACAACCTACTCGCCGCCTTATTTCATGATGGTAGTACTTTTGGTTATGCCACTTTGGATATGGGAAGTGGTCGCTTTCTGATTAATCAATTCAACACTGAAGAAACCTTACTTGCCGAACTGCAACGTACCGACCCCGCAGAGTTATTGTATTGTGAATCGTTTGAATCGATGCAGCACATCAAACACCTTAAAGGCCTACGTCGTCGCCCAGAGTGGGAGTTTGATTTACAAACTGGCCGCACCGTTTTATGCCAACAGTTTGGTACTAAGGATCTGGTTGGTTTTGGTGTAGAAAACTCACCTGTCGCATTATGTGCAGCAGGCTGCTTAATGCAATATGTCAAAGAAACCCAGCGTACTGCCCTACCACATATTCGTGCAATTAAGCTTGAACAAACCGAACAAATGGTGGTGATGGATGCAGCTACACGCCGTAATTTAGAGCTGACCCAGAACTTGTCTGGCGGCACTGATAATACCCTAGCAGAAATACTCGATCATACTTCGACGCCGATGGGCAGCCGTCTATTAAAACGCTGGTTACATCAACCGGTTCGCGATAGTTTGGTATTAGACCAACGCCAATCAAGCATTCAATCGTTATTGGATGTGGGTGCACTAAACAGCATTCAACCGGTACTGCGTACTATTGGTGATATCGAACGTATCATTGCGCGTTTATCACTGCGCTCTGCTCGTCCACGCGATTTGGTACGTTTACGTAATGCATTCCAACAACTACCAGAACTGCAAACGTTACTTACAGAGCACAATGCCGATCACCTAAGTTCATTACAACAACTGGCTGGCGAATTCAGTGAACTGGAAACGTTATTAAGTTTTGCAGTTATCGACAATCCTCCGGTATTAATTCGTGATGGTGGCGTGATAGCCCCTGGTTATAATAAAGAACTCGATGAATGGCGCGAACTGAGTCGCGGTGCGACTGATTACTTACACGCTTTAGAAGAACGTGAAAAACAACAGACCGGTATTGCAACCTTAAAAGTCGGTTATAACCGCGTACACGGCTATTTCATCGAAGTCAGTCGCCTGCAGTCAGACCAAGTGCCAGTACATTATATTCGCCGTCAAACGCTGAAAAATACTGAACGTTATATTATCCCTGAGCTGAAAGAACACGAAGATAAAGTGCTGAGCAGCCAAGGCAAATCACTGGCTCTAGAAAAACAGCTATACGAACAACTATTAGATAAGTTATTACCTTACATTCCAGCATTACAAGACAGTGCAGCGGCATTATCTGAACTCGATGTACTGTGTAACTTTGCCGAGCGCGCAGAAACCTTAAACTATTGTCGTCCAACCATTAGCGTAAAACCCGGTATCGACATTACCAATGGTCGTCACCCTGTGGTTGAGCAAGTAATGACAGAACCCTTCATTGCTAATCCTGTGCAACTTAACCCTGAACGTCGTATGTTAATCATTACCGGTCCGAACATGGGTGGTAAATCGACATACATGCGTCAAACAGCGTTAATCACCTTGATGGCACACATAGGTAGTTTTGTACCTGCAGAGCAAGTAACAACATCGTTAATCGACCGTATCTTTACCCGTATTGGTGCATCCGATGATTTGGCATCCGGTCGTTCAACCTTCATGGTAGAAATGACGGAAACCGCGAACATCTTGCATAATGCCACGGCTAACAGCTTAGTATTGATGGATGAAATTGGTCGCGGTACGAGTACCTATGATGGTTTATCACTTGCTTGGGCTTGTGCAGAATACCTCACGAATAAGATCCAAGCCTATACGTTATTCGCGACCCATTATTTTGAATTAACCACGTTAGCAGAGCAGCATCCAAGCCTAGTCAATGTGCATTTAGATGCGGTTGAACACGGTGACTCGATTGTGTTTATGCATGCCGTACAAGATGGGGCTGCAGATCGCAGTTATGGCTTACAAGTGGCGGCTCTCGCTGGCGTGCCAAAAACGGTTATCCACGCGGCTAAAATCAAGCTACATGAGCTAGAACTAAATGCACAACATCCCGTAGCGGCAGGCGAACGTCCACAAGTTGAAGCGCAGCCGGTTACTCATCCTGTCATTGATGACTTGAGTGCGTTAAACGTTGATAACTTAACACCGCGTGAAGCATTAGAGATGCTATACCGTTTAAAAGAACAACTTTAAGTAGGGGTTTTAAATCTAACTATTTATATTCAATGTAATTACTTATATTTAATGTAACTCAAACAGTTCACGGTAAATTAAAAAGCCCAAATTATCCAAGTCATGTAAAATGGCTTTATGTTGATTTGGGCTTTCTGCTACATAACTGACAACCCGCTCCAGCGCTTTTTTTTCGGTAGAATAGATCCCCGCAATCACCCGATATTTTAACAACCTCCCCGCTTGAGATACCCCCATACTATCTATGTGTGCAGTAACAATATAATCGGGTAACACAGGCAGTTGATAAGCTTGTTGTAGCCAATAGCTTAATTGATAAACATCTCTGTCTAGCGCTCTAAACTTGCTGTTCACGTCACCATTAGCTAGAGCTAATTGATACCCTTGGCTATAACTAAAACGGCCGTTATCGGTCACAAGGCGATGCATGGCATGACTCATTTGCCAGGATACATCGGCAAAACCATTGTCCTTAAGACGTGATGATAGTTGCGGCGTATTAATTATTTGCTTACCGAAGGCTACTTTAAAGGATGTATAAAAAACCGTTTCTCGTTGTACTTTTACACCCGATAAACCATGTATATCTGTAGGTAATAGAACAAATTTAGCGTCACTGGCAATAATCGGCAGGCCGTTATTGATAAATAATCTGGGGGTTGAGCATGCAGTAATAAATAATGTCACGCTAAGTGTAAGTAATAGCTTAATGAGATAACGAGTCAATAACATAACCTTCCTTAAACAATCCATGTTTGCAGAGGGTTACTAAAATACTAGAAATGGATGAGTAGTATGACTGGTTTTAATAAAATCAGTATAAAGACTGAATGAAGTACTAAGTATTAAGACTAGCTTAATTTTAATGACTAACTACTCAATAACCATACTTACTATCATTCTAAATTCTAAATTCTAAATTCTAAATTCTAAATAAAGCTTCGACCGATAAACCTTGCTGGGCAAGCACTTCTCGTAATCGTCGTAACGCTTCAACTTGAATCTGTCGGACACGCTCACGGGTTAAGCCAATTTCACGTCCTACATCCTCAAGCGTTGAAGCATCATAACCTAACAGCCCAAAACGCCTTGCCAGCACTTCTCGCTGTTTCGGGTTCAACTCTTCAAGCCAGCGCACAATACTAAATTTAATATCATCATTTTGAGTGCAGCTTTCCGGACCATCACCTTTATCATCCGATATAATGTCTAATAACGCTTTTTCAGAATCGCCACCGATCGGGGTATCAACCGAACTTATTCGTTCATTCAAACGTAGCATTTTACTGACATCAGCTACCGGTTTATCTAATTTATCAGCAATGTCTTCGGCGGTAGGTTCATGATCTAATTCGTGGGATAGTTCACGCGCAGCGCGCAGGTAAACATTAAGCTCTTTAACCACATGGATGGGTAAACGTATAGTGCGAGTTTGATTCATGATAGCGCGTTCAATGGTTTGTCGTATCCACCATGTCGCATAAGTGGAAAAGCGAAAACCACGCTCGGGATCGAACTTCTCTACCGCCCGGATCAGACCCAAATTACCTTCTTCAATCAAGTCTAACAAGGCCAGTCCACGGTTATTATAACGTCTGGCTATTTTAACCACTAAACGCAAATTACTTTCAATCATACGTTTTCTGGCACTGGCATCGCCGCGTAATGAACGGCGCGCATAAAATACTTCTTCTTCTGCGGTTAGCAACGGTGAAAAACCGATCTCCCCAAGATAAAGCTGTGTGGCATCTAAGCTTTTAGCATCGTTAGGAATGAGGTGTTCTTCGTCAAATTTTTCCATCCCTGGTCGTACTTTTTTAGCGTTATCAGATACTTCATTATCCGCAACGGTTGACTTATTTGCATCAGTTATCTTGCTCATTAAGAATTGCCTCCTGACTGCCGTAAATAGTTTATTAAGATTAGTCTAATAAACTACTTTCAGCCGGGCTTAACGCTTAGGCAAGTAGCGCATTGGGTTAACCGGTTTACCACGATAACGGATCTCAAAATACAACTCGGCACCTGAATTAGGTCCATTGTTACCCATAGTTGCGATCTTCTGACCAGCCTTAACCCATTGTTGCTCTTTCACTAATAGCTTCTGGTTGTAGGCATATGCGCTTAAGTAATCATCGTTATGTTTAATAATAATAAGGTTACCGTAACCACGTAAACCATTGCCAGAATAAACCACTCGACCATTTTCAGCGGCAATGATATTGCGTCCCAATGAACCCGCAATGTTGACCCCTTGGTTACCAGACTTACTCGTCGAATAAGTACTAATTAATTTGCCTGACGCAGGCCAACTCCATTTTAGCTTGTTATTACTGACCACTACTTTTGGCTTCACGACCCTCACAGCTGGTTTAGCTTTCACGGGCGCTTTATATTTAGTCGGCGCTTTATGCTGCACAGGAGGGCTGGCTTTCGCGATAACCGTTTTGGTTTTCGCCGGTGTAACGAGTTGCTTTGACGGTGCTTTAATACTGGTTTTAGCCGTATTTTTATTGGAATTACTATTCGTTGTTTTAGCTACTTTCACCGGTGTCGGTTTTTTATAAACTGGCGCGGGTATTTTCCCTTGCAGTTTTAATACTTGGCCAGGGTAAATTTGATAAGGATCAGGGATCTGATTTAAGGCGGCTAAAAATTTAAAATCTTGATTACTTCGCCATGCAATAGCGTACAGCGTTTCACCTTTGTTAACACGATAAGTCGGCGTCTTAATATGCGATCTGAGCTCTACTTTATAACCTTGAACACTGGTGACAGGCGCAGGGCTATGGTTGCCACTAGCGCAACCGACTAACTGTACTAACAGTAAATAAAACGCGATACGATGCCATTGGTTGCACCTGCGTACATTACTTAATAGACTGTTGCTGACCATCACTGCACCTGATTCCCTGATTCGATCTCCTTCGCATTTAATGCCGACAGTACATTCACGCGAGCTCACCTTGCACTAAAGGCACAAAGCGTACATTTTCAACATTCTGACTAGTATAGCTATCGCCATTACGAGTGATAACTTGTAATACTTGAGATTCGACACCTAATGGCAAAATAAGTTGCCCACCATCAGCTAACTGCGTTAATAACGCTTGTGGTACGGCAGCTGGAGCAGCGGTAACTATTATCGCATCAAACGGCGCTTTACTTTGCCAACCTTGCCAGCCATCGCCGTATTTCATCATCACGTTGTGCAGATCCAGATTCTTTAGCCGCCGTTTAGCTTGCCATTGTAATGCTTGGATCCGTTCGACCGAATAAACCCGTGGAAACACTTGCGCTAGAATAGCGGTTTGGTAACCCGAACCAGTGCCAATCTCCAGCACCCGTTGTGGACTGCTTTGCATCAACAGTTCCGTCATTCTCGCGACGATATAAGGCTGAGAAATAGTTTGCCCCGCCCCGATTGGCAGTGCTTGATTGCCCCATGCCTGCAAGGCAAACGCCTCTTCCACAAAATAGTCACGTGGCGTATCCTGTATTGCAGTTAATACACTTTGGGCTCGGATCCCTTGTTGTTCAAGCAGCGATTTTATACGCTGCCCCGCTACGCCTGTATTACCCAGTTGGATCATGCGGTTCCTGATTTAA
This portion of the Moritella sp. Urea-trap-13 genome encodes:
- a CDS encoding RNA polymerase subunit sigma, giving the protein MLLTRYLIKLLLTLSVTLFITACSTPRLFINNGLPIIASDAKFVLLPTDIHGLSGVKVQRETVFYTSFKVAFGKQIINTPQLSSRLKDNGFADVSWQMSHAMHRLVTDNGRFSYSQGYQLALANGDVNSKFRALDRDVYQLSYWLQQAYQLPVLPDYIVTAHIDSMGVSQAGRLLKYRVIAGIYSTEKKALERVVSYVAESPNQHKAILHDLDNLGFLIYRELFELH
- a CDS encoding peptidoglycan DD-metalloendopeptidase family protein, producing the protein MVSNSLLSNVRRCNQWHRIAFYLLLVQLVGCASGNHSPAPVTSVQGYKVELRSHIKTPTYRVNKGETLYAIAWRSNQDFKFLAALNQIPDPYQIYPGQVLKLQGKIPAPVYKKPTPVKVAKTTNSNSNKNTAKTSIKAPSKQLVTPAKTKTVIAKASPPVQHKAPTKYKAPVKAKPAVRVVKPKVVVSNNKLKWSWPASGKLISTYSTSKSGNQGVNIAGSLGRNIIAAENGRVVYSGNGLRGYGNLIIIKHNDDYLSAYAYNQKLLVKEQQWVKAGQKIATMGNNGPNSGAELYFEIRYRGKPVNPMRYLPKR
- a CDS encoding protein-L-isoaspartate(D-aspartate) O-methyltransferase; its protein translation is MIQLGNTGVAGQRIKSLLEQQGIRAQSVLTAIQDTPRDYFVEEAFALQAWGNQALPIGAGQTISQPYIVARMTELLMQSSPQRVLEIGTGSGYQTAILAQVFPRVYSVERIQALQWQAKRRLKNLDLHNVMMKYGDGWQGWQSKAPFDAIIVTAAPAAVPQALLTQLADGGQLILPLGVESQVLQVITRNGDSYTSQNVENVRFVPLVQGELA
- the mutS gene encoding DNA mismatch repair protein MutS codes for the protein MQPDFLAPKDLPNHTPMMQQFFKLKAEQPDILLFYRMGDFYELFYDDAKKASQLLGISLTKRGKSNGNPIPMAGIPYHSLEGYLAKLVRSGESVAICEQIGDPATSKGPVERKVVRIVTPGTVSDEALLTERNDNLLAALFHDGSTFGYATLDMGSGRFLINQFNTEETLLAELQRTDPAELLYCESFESMQHIKHLKGLRRRPEWEFDLQTGRTVLCQQFGTKDLVGFGVENSPVALCAAGCLMQYVKETQRTALPHIRAIKLEQTEQMVVMDAATRRNLELTQNLSGGTDNTLAEILDHTSTPMGSRLLKRWLHQPVRDSLVLDQRQSSIQSLLDVGALNSIQPVLRTIGDIERIIARLSLRSARPRDLVRLRNAFQQLPELQTLLTEHNADHLSSLQQLAGEFSELETLLSFAVIDNPPVLIRDGGVIAPGYNKELDEWRELSRGATDYLHALEEREKQQTGIATLKVGYNRVHGYFIEVSRLQSDQVPVHYIRRQTLKNTERYIIPELKEHEDKVLSSQGKSLALEKQLYEQLLDKLLPYIPALQDSAAALSELDVLCNFAERAETLNYCRPTISVKPGIDITNGRHPVVEQVMTEPFIANPVQLNPERRMLIITGPNMGGKSTYMRQTALITLMAHIGSFVPAEQVTTSLIDRIFTRIGASDDLASGRSTFMVEMTETANILHNATANSLVLMDEIGRGTSTYDGLSLAWACAEYLTNKIQAYTLFATHYFELTTLAEQHPSLVNVHLDAVEHGDSIVFMHAVQDGAADRSYGLQVAALAGVPKTVIHAAKIKLHELELNAQHPVAAGERPQVEAQPVTHPVIDDLSALNVDNLTPREALEMLYRLKEQL
- a CDS encoding PepSY domain-containing protein, coding for MNTYKLHRYLGYALILPVTLWALTGAFFLIKPGYKNAYEQLQVISYPLSSTLPLTPQPEWQAIAINRSILGSHYRVKIDQKWQHINPLDNQTQPEPDNKRIINLLQDAVKHNPDRYGSVLNYQDGIAFTDTKVKLMFDWSRLSLRQQGADSRFFNTMYDIHYLRWTGNKVFDQWFGYIGLGLLVLMALTGVVMVRKSMQKVGE
- the recA gene encoding recombinase RecA, with product MPQGNKMDANKEKALAAALGQIEKQFGKGSIMKLGDNRTMDVETVSTGSLSLDIALGAGGLPMGRIVEIYGPESSGKTTLTLEVIASAQREGKICAFIDAEHALDPIYAGKLGCNINELLVSQPDTGEQALEICDMLARSGAVDIIVIDSVAALTPKAEIEGDMGDSHMGLQARMLSQAMRKLTGNLKTTNTMCIFINQIRMKIGVMFGSPETTTGGNALKFYASVRLDIRRIGSVKDGDEITGNETRVKVVKNKIAAPFRQAEFQILYGKGFNRNGELIDLGVKEKLIEKAGAWYSYKGEKIGQGKAKSTQFLIDNPAIASEIDGLIRANLLGKKDEEVVAAVNTPETENEF
- the rpoS gene encoding RNA polymerase sigma factor RpoS; this encodes MSKITDANKSTVADNEVSDNAKKVRPGMEKFDEEHLIPNDAKSLDATQLYLGEIGFSPLLTAEEEVFYARRSLRGDASARKRMIESNLRLVVKIARRYNNRGLALLDLIEEGNLGLIRAVEKFDPERGFRFSTYATWWIRQTIERAIMNQTRTIRLPIHVVKELNVYLRAARELSHELDHEPTAEDIADKLDKPVADVSKMLRLNERISSVDTPIGGDSEKALLDIISDDKGDGPESCTQNDDIKFSIVRWLEELNPKQREVLARRFGLLGYDASTLEDVGREIGLTRERVRQIQVEALRRLREVLAQQGLSVEALFRI